One genomic segment of Pseudomonas sp. RU47 includes these proteins:
- a CDS encoding inclusion body family protein, protein MSRVTDILVSIDTETILKKYPNISKDPKNPTLIDWKHVYMVTNQDNVVSGQAGGELDLKAQVGDLIRWRETSLSQSFEQAVIFYKFIPNAGENLISPPSPRKATACVAVPNTSNPSVPSCQKVDNHYWSSETLDCGRVTYHFHFLIVDRNCQIIGCCSWDPFISIHN, encoded by the coding sequence ATGTCTCGAGTGACGGATATTCTGGTTTCCATCGACACCGAAACCATTCTGAAAAAGTATCCAAACATCAGCAAGGATCCGAAGAACCCCACGCTGATCGATTGGAAACATGTGTACATGGTCACCAATCAGGACAACGTCGTCAGTGGCCAGGCCGGTGGCGAACTGGACCTCAAGGCTCAGGTCGGCGATCTGATTCGCTGGCGCGAAACCAGCCTGTCGCAGAGCTTCGAACAGGCGGTGATTTTCTACAAATTCATCCCCAACGCCGGAGAGAACCTGATCTCGCCCCCCTCCCCGCGCAAGGCCACAGCGTGCGTTGCTGTGCCCAACACAAGCAATCCATCCGTGCCAAGCTGCCAGAAAGTCGACAACCACTATTGGTCATCCGAAACCCTGGACTGTGGTCGCGTGACGTATCACTTCCACTTCCTGATCGTCGATCGCAACTGCCAGATCATCGGCTGCTGCTCGTGGGATCCGTTCATCTCCATCCATAACTGA
- the tam gene encoding trans-aconitate 2-methyltransferase, with translation MSWSAKQYVAFEDERTRPARDLLAAIPTSEARTVVDIGCGPGNSTELLVQRFPGAKVSGLDSSADMIDAARRRLPDLRFDVAEIDKWADSGPFDVIFANAVLQWVPDHATLLSALASKLSAGGSLAIQMPDNLNEPSHRLMREVAADGPWASKLSGAAGQRTDMASASNYFSMLRPHCARVDVWRTTYHHQLSGGAAGVVEWFKGSGLIPFLNPLTEAEKAQYLKQYLAEVEKAYPALADGSVLLPFPRLFIVATR, from the coding sequence ATGAGTTGGTCCGCCAAACAATACGTCGCTTTCGAAGATGAACGCACCCGCCCGGCCCGCGATCTGCTGGCGGCGATTCCCACGTCTGAAGCGCGAACAGTGGTCGATATCGGTTGTGGTCCCGGTAACTCGACTGAGTTGTTGGTGCAGCGTTTTCCCGGTGCGAAGGTCAGCGGGCTGGACAGCTCGGCAGACATGATCGACGCGGCTCGCAGGCGCTTGCCGGATTTGCGCTTCGATGTCGCCGAAATTGATAAATGGGCCGATTCAGGGCCGTTTGATGTGATCTTCGCTAATGCCGTATTGCAATGGGTGCCGGATCACGCGACGTTGTTGTCGGCGTTGGCCAGCAAGTTGTCGGCCGGTGGCAGCCTGGCGATCCAGATGCCGGATAACCTCAATGAACCCTCCCACCGTTTGATGCGTGAAGTCGCTGCTGATGGTCCGTGGGCGAGCAAGCTTTCAGGCGCTGCGGGGCAACGTACCGACATGGCGAGCGCCAGTAATTATTTCTCGATGCTGCGGCCACACTGTGCGCGGGTCGATGTGTGGCGTACGACCTATCACCATCAGTTGTCTGGCGGGGCGGCGGGAGTGGTGGAATGGTTCAAGGGGAGCGGGTTGATTCCGTTTTTGAATCCGCTGACCGAGGCGGAAAAGGCGCAGTACCTGAAGCAGTATCTGGCGGAGGTTGAGAAGGCTTATCCGGCACTGGCGGATGGCTCGGTGTTGTTACCATTCCCACGGTTGTTTATCGTCGCGACTCGC